One window from the genome of Amycolatopsis sp. NBC_01480 encodes:
- a CDS encoding peroxiredoxin, producing MAVEVGSPAPDFTLNDYNKQPVQLSSFKGEKPVLLVFFPFAFSGVCTGELCQLRDEFSDYDTKGVQVLGISCDAVFSLKVWAEQENYQFPLLSDFWPHGEVAQSYGVFNDKAGLALRGTFLIDTDGVVRFAEVNQPGEARDQQAWKKAVAELA from the coding sequence ATGGCCGTCGAGGTCGGCTCACCAGCCCCTGACTTCACGCTCAACGACTACAACAAGCAGCCCGTCCAGCTCTCGTCCTTCAAGGGCGAAAAGCCGGTGCTGCTGGTGTTCTTCCCGTTCGCGTTCAGCGGGGTCTGCACCGGGGAGCTGTGCCAGCTCCGGGACGAGTTCTCGGACTACGACACCAAGGGTGTCCAGGTGCTCGGCATCTCCTGCGACGCGGTCTTCTCGCTGAAGGTCTGGGCCGAGCAGGAGAACTACCAGTTCCCGCTGCTGTCGGACTTCTGGCCGCACGGCGAGGTGGCTCAGTCCTACGGCGTCTTCAACGACAAGGCCGGCCTCGCGCTGCGCGGCACCTTCCTGATCGACACCGACGGTGTGGTGCGCTTCGCGGAGGTCAACCAGCCCGGCGAGGCCCGCGACCAGCAGGCCTGGAAGAAGGCCGTGGCCGAACTGGCCTGA
- a CDS encoding GntR family transcriptional regulator, with protein sequence MTQRLLRGDLIEEITTRVLDGRLVADARINEVHLARELGVSRTPLREALIGLADRGLLIAAPGRGFLVAPLDPEEARRLYPLVAELESLALRWTSPLDLSSLPDRLDRLAGEMAALPAGPDLSAVDDRWHALLLSRCGNPHLMRLIDQTKPLLKRYESVYFGGTERAAESIEEHRGIAAALREGDLPGASALLVRNWVKALAYIERG encoded by the coding sequence ATGACCCAGCGACTCCTGCGTGGCGACCTGATCGAGGAGATCACCACGCGGGTGCTCGACGGCCGCCTGGTCGCCGACGCCCGGATCAACGAGGTGCACCTGGCGCGCGAGCTCGGGGTCAGCCGGACGCCGTTGCGCGAGGCGCTGATCGGGCTGGCCGACCGCGGGCTGCTGATCGCCGCGCCGGGCCGCGGATTCCTCGTCGCGCCGCTCGACCCGGAGGAGGCCCGGCGGCTGTACCCGCTCGTGGCCGAGCTGGAGTCGCTCGCCCTGCGCTGGACCTCGCCGCTCGACCTGTCCTCGCTGCCGGACCGGCTGGACCGGCTGGCCGGGGAGATGGCGGCGCTGCCCGCCGGGCCCGATCTGTCCGCTGTGGACGATCGCTGGCACGCGTTGTTGTTGTCCCGCTGCGGAAACCCGCACCTGATGCGGCTGATCGACCAGACCAAGCCGCTGCTCAAACGTTACGAGTCGGTGTACTTCGGCGGCACGGAACGCGCGGCCGAGAGCATCGAGGAGCACCGGGGGATCGCGGCCGCACTCCGTGAAGGCGACCTGCCCGGCGCCTCGGCGCTGCTGGTCCGCAACTGGGTCAAAGCATTGGCCTACATCGAAAGGGGATGA
- a CDS encoding DUF3052 domain-containing protein: MVAAGDAGSASVAERLGIKPDMVVQEIGWDEDVDEDVRAAIEEEIGGELLDEDADDVVEVVLLWWREDDGDLGDTLIEVRTPLDENGVIWVLTPKTGQPGHVEPSEIAEAVPQVGLAQTANISVSADWVGTRLVSPKSSKAKQR; this comes from the coding sequence GTGGTCGCCGCGGGAGACGCCGGCAGTGCCAGCGTCGCCGAGAGGCTTGGCATCAAGCCGGACATGGTGGTCCAGGAGATCGGCTGGGACGAGGACGTCGACGAAGACGTTCGCGCCGCCATCGAAGAGGAGATCGGTGGTGAGCTCCTGGACGAGGACGCCGACGACGTCGTCGAGGTCGTGCTGCTCTGGTGGCGCGAAGACGACGGCGACCTGGGTGACACCCTCATCGAGGTCAGGACCCCGCTGGACGAGAACGGCGTGATCTGGGTGCTGACCCCGAAGACGGGTCAGCCAGGGCACGTCGAGCCGAGCGAGATCGCCGAAGCCGTGCCGCAAGTCGGCCTGGCGCAGACCGCCAACATCAGTGTGAGCGCCGACTGGGTCGGCACGAGGCTGGTGTCGCCGAAGTCCTCGAAGGCCAAACAGCGCTGA
- a CDS encoding acyl-CoA dehydrogenase family protein translates to MDAEDFGQVLAAVREFVRKEVVPSEAEIDERDEIPAGIREKAAGLGLFGWALPEEYGGLGLGMAEDVRLAIELGYTTPAFRSLFGTNNGIAGQAIVAYGTPDQRTRWLPRLAAGQAIASFALTEAEAGSDPSGLTSRAVRDGEIFRLNGVKRFITNAPLAELFVVFARTEPGSTGRGGISALLVPAGSKGVTVGPHDKKMGQAGAWTAEVFFDDVEVPVSALVGEEGQGYRIAMASLARGRLHIAALCVGMAERALGEAVAYARTARQGGRPIGEYQLVQALLAESHAELAAGRAMVHEAAAAYDSGEDRKLGPSSAKLFCTEMLGRVADRAVQVHGGAGYLRGVTVERIYRDARLFRIYEGTSEIQKLVIARQLLRES, encoded by the coding sequence GTGGACGCCGAAGATTTCGGACAGGTGCTGGCCGCAGTGCGCGAGTTCGTGCGCAAGGAGGTCGTGCCCAGCGAGGCCGAGATCGACGAGCGGGACGAGATCCCCGCCGGGATCCGGGAGAAGGCCGCCGGGCTCGGCCTGTTCGGCTGGGCGCTGCCGGAGGAGTACGGCGGGCTGGGCCTCGGCATGGCCGAGGACGTCCGGCTCGCGATCGAGCTGGGTTACACGACCCCGGCGTTCCGCTCGCTGTTCGGCACCAACAACGGCATCGCGGGCCAGGCGATCGTCGCCTACGGCACGCCGGACCAGCGCACCCGCTGGCTGCCGCGGCTGGCCGCCGGGCAGGCGATCGCGTCGTTCGCGCTGACCGAGGCCGAGGCGGGCTCGGACCCGAGCGGGCTGACCAGCCGGGCCGTGCGGGACGGCGAGATCTTCCGGCTCAACGGCGTCAAGCGCTTCATCACCAACGCGCCGCTCGCCGAGCTGTTCGTGGTGTTCGCCCGCACCGAGCCGGGCAGCACCGGCCGCGGCGGGATCTCCGCGCTGCTCGTGCCCGCCGGTTCGAAGGGCGTCACCGTCGGGCCGCACGACAAGAAGATGGGCCAGGCCGGCGCGTGGACCGCCGAGGTGTTCTTCGACGACGTCGAGGTGCCGGTGTCCGCGCTCGTCGGCGAGGAGGGCCAGGGCTACCGGATCGCGATGGCGTCACTGGCCCGCGGCCGGCTGCACATCGCCGCGTTGTGCGTCGGCATGGCGGAGCGCGCGCTGGGCGAGGCGGTCGCGTACGCCCGCACCGCGCGTCAGGGTGGCCGGCCGATCGGCGAATACCAGCTGGTGCAGGCGCTGCTGGCCGAATCGCACGCCGAGCTCGCCGCCGGGCGCGCGATGGTGCACGAGGCCGCCGCGGCGTACGACTCGGGCGAGGACCGCAAGCTCGGCCCGTCCTCGGCGAAGCTGTTCTGCACGGAGATGCTCGGCCGCGTGGCCGACCGGGCGGTGCAGGTGCACGGCGGCGCCGGTTACCTGCGCGGCGTCACGGTCGAGCGGATCTACCGCGACGCGCGGCTGTTCCGGATCTACGAGGGCACCAGCGAAATCCAGAAGCTGGTCATCGCCCGTCAGCTGCTGCGGGAGTCCTGA
- a CDS encoding aminotransferase class V-fold PLP-dependent enzyme, whose translation MASFQPADVARARAETPGCSGAAHFNNAGSALPPARVTDTMVDYLRHEALVGGYEAAAEAAERTEAVYASVARLLNAGVDDIALTDNATRSWQAVFYALPFKAGDRILTSRAEYASNAIAFLQVARRTGARVEVVADDDAGQLDVDDLRARIDDDVKLVAVSHVPTQGGLVNPAEAIGAVTSAAGIPYLLDACQSAGQIDLDVTRIRCDALSATGRKYLRGPRGTGFLYVHPRLRDRLEPAMLDLYSASWESPTEYVVHPTAKRFEVWERDFAAVLGLGAAVDYALEWGLPAIEDRVAALAATIRSRFGEIPGVQIHDVGARRCGLVSFSLAGLPAEQVKARLTAAKINTSVTHAVSAQYDFTARGLPDLVRASAHYYNTDDEIDLLVHEVNRLAQDSRSS comes from the coding sequence ATGGCCAGTTTCCAGCCCGCCGACGTCGCCCGTGCCCGCGCCGAAACGCCCGGCTGCTCCGGTGCCGCCCACTTCAACAACGCCGGATCCGCGCTCCCGCCCGCGCGGGTCACCGACACGATGGTCGACTACCTGCGCCACGAAGCGCTGGTCGGCGGCTACGAGGCTGCCGCCGAGGCCGCCGAGCGCACCGAGGCGGTCTACGCGTCGGTCGCGCGGCTGCTCAACGCGGGCGTCGACGACATCGCGCTGACGGACAACGCGACCCGCTCGTGGCAGGCGGTGTTCTACGCGCTGCCGTTCAAGGCCGGCGACCGGATCCTGACCTCGCGCGCCGAGTACGCGAGCAACGCGATCGCCTTCCTGCAGGTCGCGCGCCGCACCGGCGCCCGCGTGGAGGTGGTGGCCGACGACGACGCCGGCCAGCTCGACGTCGACGACCTGCGCGCCCGGATCGACGACGACGTGAAGCTCGTCGCCGTCAGCCACGTGCCGACGCAGGGCGGGCTGGTGAACCCGGCCGAGGCGATCGGCGCGGTGACCTCCGCCGCGGGCATCCCGTACCTGCTCGACGCGTGCCAGTCGGCCGGGCAGATCGACCTCGACGTCACCCGCATCCGGTGCGACGCGCTGAGCGCCACCGGCCGCAAGTACCTGCGCGGGCCCCGTGGCACCGGATTCCTCTACGTGCACCCACGACTGCGCGACCGGCTGGAGCCGGCGATGCTCGACCTGTACTCCGCCAGCTGGGAGTCGCCGACGGAGTACGTGGTGCACCCGACGGCCAAGCGGTTCGAGGTCTGGGAACGCGACTTCGCCGCTGTGCTCGGCCTCGGCGCGGCTGTCGACTACGCGCTGGAGTGGGGGCTGCCGGCGATCGAAGACCGGGTCGCCGCGTTGGCCGCCACGATCCGGTCACGCTTCGGCGAAATCCCCGGAGTGCAGATCCACGACGTCGGGGCGCGGCGGTGCGGGCTGGTTTCGTTCAGCCTGGCCGGGCTGCCCGCCGAGCAGGTCAAGGCCCGGCTGACGGCGGCGAAGATCAACACCAGCGTCACCCACGCGGTGTCCGCGCAGTACGACTTCACCGCCCGCGGCCTGCCCGACCTGGTCCGCGCGTCGGCGCACTACTACAACACCGACGACGAGATCGACCTGCTGGTGCACGAGGTCAACCGGCTGGCTCAGGACTCCCGCAGCAGCTGA
- a CDS encoding metallophosphoesterase translates to MIHIKIFAHLSDIHLDGGERADARAAAVLDYLGNLARPVDAVLVTGDIADHGLPEEYRRAAELLKNPAPVLVCPGNHDVRAPFREILLELPPGDGPVNVAADVGGVLVAMCDSTIPGRGAGYLADETLAWLDEVLTGHNGPSLVAFHHPPVEVGVPLVDAIRQTGEDRLAEVVRRHPGIAGLLCGHVHTGAGTTFAGLPVRIAPGVVSGSLLPVEPGADRGWDEGGPLEFERPPSLLLHVLHDDGRLTSHQRVVPFTG, encoded by the coding sequence ATGATCCACATCAAGATCTTCGCGCACCTGTCCGACATTCACCTGGACGGCGGCGAGCGCGCCGACGCCCGCGCGGCGGCGGTGCTGGACTACCTGGGGAACCTCGCGCGGCCGGTGGACGCCGTGCTCGTCACCGGCGACATCGCCGACCACGGCCTGCCCGAGGAGTACCGCCGGGCCGCCGAACTGCTCAAGAACCCCGCGCCGGTGCTCGTCTGCCCGGGTAACCACGACGTCCGCGCGCCGTTCCGCGAGATCCTGCTGGAGCTGCCGCCGGGCGACGGGCCGGTGAACGTGGCCGCGGACGTCGGGGGAGTCCTGGTCGCGATGTGCGACTCGACTATCCCCGGCCGGGGCGCCGGCTACCTCGCCGACGAGACGCTGGCCTGGCTCGACGAGGTGCTCACCGGCCACAATGGACCGTCGCTGGTCGCGTTCCACCACCCGCCGGTGGAGGTCGGCGTCCCGCTCGTGGACGCCATCCGCCAGACCGGCGAGGACCGGCTGGCCGAGGTCGTCCGGCGGCACCCGGGCATCGCCGGGCTGCTCTGCGGCCACGTCCACACCGGCGCGGGCACGACGTTCGCGGGACTGCCCGTGCGGATCGCGCCCGGTGTCGTGTCCGGCTCGCTGCTGCCGGTCGAGCCCGGCGCCGACCGCGGCTGGGACGAGGGCGGCCCGCTTGAATTCGAGCGGCCGCCGTCACTGCTGCTGCACGTGCTGCACGACGACGGCCGGCTCACCAGTCACCAGCGGGTGGTGCCGTTCACGGGGTGA
- the aceE gene encoding pyruvate dehydrogenase (acetyl-transferring), homodimeric type: MAPQNDGASGKETPARVRVIRDGLAAHLPDIDTDETAEWLDSFDEALARGGHQRARYLMLRLLERARERNVGVPALTSTDYVNTIPTENEPWFPGDEELERRYRAYIRWNAAIMVHRAQRPGVGVGGHISTYASSAALYEVGFNHFFRGKDHSGGGDQIYIQGHASPGIYARAFLEGRLTEQQLDGFRQEYSHAGEGGGLPSYPHPRLMPEFWENPTVSMGLGPMNAIYQARFNRYLRDRGIKDTSDQHVWAFLGDGEMDEPESRGLIHVAAGEGLDNLTFVINCNLQRLDGPVRGNGKIIQELESYFRGAGWNVIKVIWGREWDSLLSADRDGALVNLMNTTPDGDFQTYKANDGAFVREHFFGRDPRTKDLVKDLTDADVWNLKRGGHDYRKVYAAYKAAMEHHGQPTVILAHTIKGYGLGPSFEGRNATHQMKKLTLDDLKLFRDSQRIPISDEELERDPKLPPYYHPGANSPEIEYLVGRRKTLGGFLPERRPKSAKALVLPGDKVYEGVRKGSGKQEVATTMAFVRLVRELAKDSEIGKRIVPIIPDEARTFGLDSMFPTAKIYNPHGQTYTSVDASLMLAYKESEKGVILHEGINEAGSTASFTAVGTSYATHGEPMIPIYIFYSMFGFQRTGDGLYAAADQMARGFVLGATAGRTTLTGEGLQHADGHSLLLAATNPAVVAYDAAYSYEIAHIVKDGLRRMYGETGPDGNGENVFYYMTIYNEPYQQPAEPEGLDVDGLLKGLYKYADAPAGDGPEAQILVSGVTMPDALKAQQMLAEEWGVRAAVWSATSWTELRREAVAIDHDNLLYPGDTPRVPYVTEALSGVRGPIVAVSDWMRAVPDLIRPWVPTDMLTLGTDGFGFSDTRPAARRKFLVDAESIVVGALTALAKRGEVAQDKVVEAARKYRIDDVSAAGPQTSDSGNA, encoded by the coding sequence TTGGCCCCGCAGAACGACGGCGCCTCCGGCAAGGAGACCCCGGCACGCGTACGCGTCATCCGTGACGGACTGGCGGCGCACCTGCCCGACATCGACACCGACGAGACGGCCGAGTGGCTGGACTCCTTCGACGAGGCGCTGGCCAGGGGTGGCCACCAGCGGGCGCGGTACCTGATGCTGCGCCTCCTGGAGCGCGCGCGGGAGCGCAACGTCGGCGTCCCCGCCCTGACCTCCACGGACTACGTCAACACGATCCCCACGGAGAACGAGCCGTGGTTCCCCGGCGACGAGGAGCTCGAGCGCCGTTACCGGGCGTACATCCGGTGGAACGCGGCGATCATGGTGCACCGCGCGCAGCGCCCGGGCGTCGGCGTCGGCGGGCACATCTCGACGTACGCCTCGTCCGCCGCGCTGTACGAAGTGGGCTTCAACCACTTCTTCCGCGGCAAGGACCACTCCGGCGGCGGCGACCAGATCTACATCCAGGGCCACGCGTCGCCGGGCATCTACGCCCGCGCCTTCCTGGAGGGCCGGCTGACCGAGCAGCAGCTCGACGGCTTCCGCCAGGAGTACTCGCACGCCGGTGAGGGCGGCGGCCTGCCGTCGTACCCGCACCCGCGGCTGATGCCGGAGTTCTGGGAGAACCCGACGGTGTCCATGGGCCTCGGCCCGATGAACGCCATCTACCAGGCCCGGTTCAACCGCTACCTGCGCGACCGCGGCATCAAGGACACCAGCGACCAGCACGTCTGGGCGTTCCTCGGCGACGGCGAGATGGACGAGCCGGAATCGCGCGGCCTGATCCACGTGGCCGCCGGCGAGGGCCTGGACAACCTGACCTTCGTGATCAACTGCAACCTGCAGCGGCTCGACGGCCCGGTGCGCGGCAACGGCAAGATCATCCAGGAGCTCGAGTCGTACTTCCGCGGCGCGGGCTGGAACGTGATCAAGGTCATCTGGGGCCGCGAGTGGGACTCGCTGCTCTCGGCCGACCGCGACGGCGCGCTGGTCAACCTGATGAACACCACGCCGGACGGCGACTTCCAGACCTACAAGGCCAACGACGGCGCGTTCGTCCGCGAGCACTTCTTCGGCCGCGACCCGCGGACGAAGGACCTGGTCAAGGACCTCACCGACGCCGACGTCTGGAACCTCAAGCGCGGCGGCCACGACTACCGCAAGGTGTACGCGGCGTACAAGGCGGCCATGGAGCACCACGGCCAGCCGACGGTGATCCTGGCCCACACCATCAAGGGCTACGGCCTCGGCCCGTCGTTCGAGGGCCGCAACGCCACGCACCAGATGAAGAAGCTCACGCTCGACGACCTCAAGCTGTTCCGCGACTCGCAGCGGATCCCGATCAGCGACGAGGAGCTGGAGCGCGACCCGAAGCTGCCGCCGTACTACCACCCGGGCGCGAACTCGCCGGAGATCGAGTACCTGGTCGGCCGCCGCAAGACGCTCGGCGGCTTCCTGCCGGAGCGCCGGCCGAAGTCCGCCAAGGCGCTCGTGCTGCCCGGCGACAAGGTCTACGAGGGCGTGCGCAAGGGCTCGGGCAAGCAGGAGGTCGCCACCACGATGGCGTTCGTCCGGCTGGTGCGCGAGTTGGCGAAGGACTCGGAGATCGGCAAGCGGATCGTGCCGATCATCCCGGACGAGGCCCGCACGTTCGGCCTCGACTCGATGTTCCCGACGGCCAAGATCTACAACCCGCACGGCCAGACGTACACCTCGGTCGACGCGAGCCTGATGCTGGCGTACAAGGAGTCCGAAAAGGGCGTCATCCTGCACGAGGGCATCAACGAGGCCGGCTCGACCGCGTCGTTCACCGCGGTGGGCACCTCGTACGCCACGCACGGCGAGCCGATGATCCCGATCTACATCTTCTATTCGATGTTCGGGTTCCAGCGCACCGGCGACGGCCTGTACGCGGCGGCGGACCAGATGGCCCGCGGCTTCGTGCTCGGCGCCACCGCGGGCCGCACCACGCTGACCGGTGAGGGCCTGCAGCACGCCGACGGGCACTCGCTGCTGCTGGCGGCGACCAACCCGGCGGTGGTGGCGTACGACGCGGCCTACTCGTACGAGATCGCGCACATCGTCAAGGACGGCCTGCGCCGGATGTACGGCGAGACGGGCCCGGACGGCAACGGCGAGAACGTCTTCTACTACATGACGATCTACAACGAGCCGTACCAGCAGCCCGCCGAGCCCGAGGGCCTCGACGTGGACGGCCTGCTCAAGGGCCTCTACAAGTACGCCGACGCCCCGGCGGGCGACGGCCCGGAGGCGCAGATCCTGGTCTCCGGCGTCACGATGCCGGACGCGCTCAAGGCGCAGCAGATGCTGGCCGAGGAGTGGGGCGTGCGGGCGGCCGTGTGGTCGGCGACGTCGTGGACCGAGCTGCGCCGCGAGGCCGTGGCGATCGACCACGACAACCTGCTGTACCCGGGCGACACCCCGCGCGTGCCGTACGTGACCGAGGCGCTCTCGGGCGTGCGCGGCCCGATCGTGGCGGTGTCGGACTGGATGCGCGCGGTGCCGGACCTGATCCGCCCGTGGGTGCCCACCGACATGCTCACGCTCGGCACGGACGGGTTCGGCTTCTCCGACACCCGCCCGGCGGCGCGGCGCAAGTTCCTGGTCGACGCCGAGTCGATCGTGGTCGGCGCGCTGACCGCGCTGGCCAAGCGCGGCGAGGTCGCGCAGGACAAGGTGGTCGAGGCGGCGCGCAAGTACCGCATCGACGACGTGTCCGCCGCGGGCCCGCAGACCTCGGACTCGGGCAACGCGTAA
- a CDS encoding MarR family winged helix-turn-helix transcriptional regulator produces the protein MDNVVDQNVNQVVEYGKRDAPGFELPLLLFGGFRTIVDRLHAELARQGHPDVRPAYGFAMQAIGLNGATASELGRRLGVSKQAAGKTVDRLAQLGYAERADDPADARRKLVRLTPRGIDSLRRSAVIFEELRAEWVRTLGVERVRAIEADLRVVVPADGFRVDVAGWFG, from the coding sequence ATGGACAACGTGGTTGACCAAAACGTAAACCAGGTTGTCGAATATGGCAAGCGGGATGCTCCCGGCTTCGAGCTGCCGCTGTTGCTGTTCGGCGGTTTCCGCACGATCGTCGACCGCCTGCACGCCGAGCTCGCGCGCCAGGGCCACCCCGACGTCCGCCCCGCGTACGGCTTCGCCATGCAGGCCATCGGGCTGAACGGGGCCACGGCGTCGGAGCTCGGGCGGCGCCTCGGGGTCTCCAAACAGGCCGCGGGCAAGACCGTCGACCGCCTGGCCCAGCTCGGGTACGCCGAGCGCGCCGACGACCCGGCCGACGCGCGGCGCAAGCTCGTCCGCCTGACGCCGCGGGGGATCGACTCGCTTCGCCGGTCCGCGGTGATCTTCGAGGAATTGCGCGCGGAGTGGGTCCGCACGCTCGGCGTCGAGCGGGTCCGCGCGATCGAGGCCGACTTGCGAGTCGTGGTGCCCGCCGACGGGTTCCGGGTGGACGTCGCCGGCTGGTTCGGCTGA
- a CDS encoding CocE/NonD family hydrolase, with amino-acid sequence MLNRLVDRLLGLPKAEGPAPVVTKDLRVPMSDGVHLLTDRYAPAGTHSAPVVLIRTPYGRSGMLSKLFGDTFARHGLQTVIQSTRGSFGSEGEFRPFHLEREDGIATAEWLRAQPWCDGRLAMAGASYLGHTQWAVGPYLDPPLEAMCLGITASQFITNFYPGGVLAADDMVSWSSMIGRQEQRFAALPNPFQTRKTRAAMAHLPVSAADVAAIGKPVLFLKDVTEHAEPGDGYWAMSDHSAEVAGLTVPVTMVSGWYDLFVRAQLQDFVTLQEAGRAPRITIGPWSHGEPASLRVMIQDQLGFLRAHLADDRTQLQRSPVRIYLQQASTWLDFEQWPPASTATPSHLRPVGGLGEAFDGEARPTPFTYDPADPTPAVGGPLLSGDNKQQDNKDVEARDDVLVFTGEPLVHDLDVIGDVSATVFVRTELGHADVYVRVCDVDQGGLSRNVTEGILRLRPGQPEADADGVVTAEVPLDPTAYRFRRGHRLRVQVAGGAFPRFARNHGTGEPVAAAVGGKPNRFEVFHDAAHPSRITLPVFTP; translated from the coding sequence GTGCTGAACCGTCTCGTCGACCGGCTGCTGGGCCTGCCGAAGGCCGAGGGCCCGGCGCCGGTGGTCACGAAGGACCTGCGGGTGCCGATGTCCGACGGCGTCCACCTGCTGACCGACCGCTACGCCCCGGCCGGCACGCACTCCGCGCCGGTGGTGCTGATCCGCACCCCATACGGCCGCAGCGGCATGCTGTCGAAGCTGTTCGGCGACACGTTCGCGCGCCACGGGCTGCAGACGGTCATCCAGAGCACCCGCGGCAGCTTCGGCTCGGAGGGCGAGTTCCGGCCGTTCCACCTCGAACGCGAGGACGGCATTGCGACCGCCGAGTGGCTGCGCGCGCAGCCGTGGTGCGACGGGCGGCTGGCCATGGCGGGCGCGAGCTACCTCGGGCACACGCAGTGGGCGGTCGGGCCGTACCTCGACCCGCCGCTCGAGGCGATGTGCCTCGGCATCACGGCCTCGCAGTTCATCACCAACTTCTACCCGGGCGGGGTGCTCGCGGCGGACGACATGGTGTCGTGGTCCTCGATGATCGGGCGGCAGGAGCAGCGGTTCGCCGCGCTGCCGAACCCGTTCCAGACGCGCAAGACGCGCGCGGCCATGGCGCACCTGCCGGTGAGCGCGGCCGACGTCGCCGCCATCGGCAAGCCGGTGCTGTTCCTCAAGGACGTCACCGAGCACGCTGAGCCCGGCGACGGTTACTGGGCCATGTCCGACCACAGCGCAGAGGTCGCGGGCCTGACGGTGCCGGTGACCATGGTGAGCGGCTGGTACGACCTGTTCGTCCGCGCGCAGTTGCAGGACTTCGTCACGCTGCAGGAGGCCGGGCGCGCGCCGCGGATCACCATCGGCCCGTGGTCGCACGGCGAGCCGGCCAGCCTGCGCGTGATGATCCAGGACCAGCTCGGCTTCCTGCGCGCGCACCTGGCCGACGACCGCACCCAGCTGCAGCGCTCCCCCGTGCGGATCTACCTGCAGCAGGCCTCGACCTGGCTCGACTTCGAGCAGTGGCCGCCCGCGTCGACGGCCACGCCCTCGCACCTGCGCCCGGTCGGCGGGCTGGGCGAGGCCTTCGACGGCGAAGCCCGGCCGACGCCGTTCACCTACGACCCGGCGGACCCGACGCCCGCCGTCGGCGGCCCGCTGCTCTCCGGCGACAACAAGCAGCAGGACAACAAGGACGTCGAGGCGCGCGACGACGTGCTGGTGTTCACCGGTGAGCCGCTGGTGCACGACCTCGACGTGATCGGCGACGTGAGCGCCACCGTGTTCGTGCGCACCGAGCTCGGCCACGCGGACGTGTACGTGCGGGTCTGCGACGTCGACCAGGGCGGGCTGTCCCGCAACGTCACCGAAGGCATCCTGCGGCTTCGGCCAGGCCAGCCGGAAGCCGACGCCGACGGCGTGGTGACGGCCGAGGTCCCGCTGGACCCGACGGCCTACCGCTTCCGCCGCGGGCACCGGCTGCGCGTGCAGGTCGCGGGCGGCGCGTTCCCGCGCTTCGCCCGCAACCACGGCACCGGCGAACCGGTGGCCGCCGCCGTCGGCGGCAAGCCGAACCGGTTCGAGGTGTTCCACGACGCGGCGCACCCGTCGCGGATCACGCTGCCCGTGTTCACCCCGTGA
- a CDS encoding carboxymuconolactone decarboxylase family protein — protein MHFPTHTVDTAPPSSRRSLTATAAQFGDVPAAVARLATSPELLNGFLKLSALFETTTLAPLARETLILTIATRNECHFCVAMHTAKLLKLGAPAEVVSALRSSSALPSPELEALRTFVLKVLETTGDVPPADLDAFLAAGYTPQQALEVVLGIGTYTMSTFANRLVAAPLHPSLAEHAWSA, from the coding sequence GTGCATTTCCCCACCCACACCGTCGACACCGCCCCGCCTTCCTCGCGCCGCTCCCTGACGGCGACCGCCGCCCAATTCGGCGACGTACCCGCCGCCGTCGCCCGCCTCGCGACGTCACCGGAGCTGTTGAATGGCTTCCTGAAGCTCAGCGCGCTCTTCGAGACGACCACGCTGGCACCGCTGGCGCGCGAGACACTGATCCTCACCATCGCGACCCGCAACGAGTGTCACTTCTGCGTGGCGATGCACACCGCGAAGCTGCTGAAGCTGGGCGCGCCGGCCGAAGTGGTGTCGGCGCTGCGCTCGTCCTCCGCGCTGCCGTCACCTGAATTGGAGGCCCTGCGCACCTTCGTCCTGAAGGTGCTCGAGACGACGGGCGACGTGCCGCCGGCGGACCTGGACGCGTTCCTCGCGGCGGGTTACACCCCGCAGCAGGCGCTGGAAGTGGTGCTCGGCATCGGCACTTACACGATGTCGACGTTCGCGAACCGCCTCGTGGCCGCCCCGCTGCACCCGAGCCTGGCCGAGCACGCCTGGAGCGCGTGA